One segment of Lachancea thermotolerans CBS 6340 chromosome E complete sequence DNA contains the following:
- a CDS encoding aldo/keto reductase (highly similar to uniprot|P42884 Saccharomyces cerevisiae YNL331C) → MSELFAPAPEPPTELGRLRILSKNAGIRVSPLVLGAMSIGDAWEETLGSMDKQRSFELLDAFYEAGGNFIDTANNYQNGQSEEWIGEWMSSRKIRDQIVIATKYTSDYKAYQIGKNKSANFSGNHRRSLQLSVRDSLRKLQTDWIDILYVHWWDQMTSIEEVMDSLHVLVQQGKVLYLGVSDTPAWVVSAANTYARAHGKTPFSVYQGRWNVMTRDFEREIIPMARTFGMALVPWDVLGGGRFQTKKSLEEKKNNGENIRTFFGPADQTPNEIKVCEALEKVAKEHNTESITAIALAYVRSKTSRVYPLVGGRKTEHLKQNIEALSIKLSPEQISFLESIVPFDLGFPSSFIGPDPNVTGETGFLTAMSTHLAFD, encoded by the coding sequence GGCGATGTCTATTGGTGACGCGTGGGAAGAGACTTTGGGCTCTATGGACAAGCAGCGCTCTTTTGAGTTACTAGATGCGTTCTACGAAGCGGGTGGCAACTTTATCGACACTGCCAACAATTACCAAAACGGGCAATCTGAGGAATGGATAGGAGAGTGGATGTCCTCGAGAAAAATTCGTGATCAGATTGTTATTGCCACTAAATACACAAGTGACTACAAGGCATACCAGATCggaaagaacaagagcgCGAATTTTAGCGGTAATCACAGGCGTAGCTTGCAACTGAGCGTTCGCGACTCTCTTCGCAAGCTGCAAACAGACTGGATTGACATCCTCTACGTCCATTGGTGGGACCAGATGACTTCGATCGAGGAAGTCATGGACAGTCTTCATGTTCTTGTTCAGCAGGGCAAAGTACTCTATCTTGGTGTATCAGACACTCCTGCGTGGGTAGTCTCTGCAGCAAACACATATGCTAGGGCTCATGGTAAAACCCCTTTCAGTGTATATCAAGGCCGGTGGAACGTGATGACAAGGGACTTTGAACGCGAAATTATACCTATGGCAAGGACTTTTGGGATGGCGCTCGTCCCCTGGGATGTGTTGGGTGGCGGCCGGTTCCAAACGAAAAAGAGTTtggaggaaaagaagaacaacgGAGAAAACATACGTACTTTTTTTGGTCCTGCAGACCAAACTCCAAACGAGATCAAGGTCTGCGAAGCTTTGGAGAAGGTGGCGAAGGAGCATAACACCGAATCGATTACCGCAATTGCACTTGCCTACGTACGGTCAAAGACCAGCCGCGTATACCCGCTCGTGGGAGGCAGAAAAACCGAACATCTCAAGCAAAATATTGAAGCCTTAAGCATCAAGCTATCTCCAGAGCAGATCAGTTTCCTTGAGAGCATCGTTCCGTTTGATCTCGGTTTTCCCAGCTCCTTTATTGGCCCAGACCCCAATGTTACGGGAGAAACTGGATTTTTGACTGCTATGTCGACCCATCTTGCCTTTGACTAG